CCGCCGTAAATCTTCTCTATCGTCTCTCTCTGAAAGGTCATGCTCGTCGAATTGATCGCGGGCCACCCGCGGGAAAGGAATCTCCCGCCGCGTTGATTCCCGACCAGAAGTGACTCCAGCCCTTACTCATCGAGAATCCATTTCCCCCTTCTTGTAGGTCTCTGCAGGGCCTCCTTCACCATCTCCGTGAAAAACTTCCTCGGAATTTCCCTGGCCCCGAAACGAATGAGATGCCCCGTCGTCACCTGACAGTCGATAAGGGTAAACTTCCACCTCATCAACTGCCGCACGAGAGTTACGAGCGCCACCTTTGAAGCGTCTGCCTTAAGAGAAAACATCGACTCTCCAAAGAAGACGGAACCCAACGCCACCCCGTAAAGCCCGCCTGCTAACATGCCGTCCTGCCAACTCTCCACCGAGTGGGCGTA
The genomic region above belongs to Thermodesulfovibrionales bacterium and contains:
- the aat gene encoding leucyl/phenylalanyl-tRNA--protein transferase produces the protein SRSLRQSMRKGIFTVTTDTAFEETIRRCADIRRDRAEGTWITGEMIDAYIGLHEAGYAHSVESWQDGMLAGGLYGVALGSVFFGESMFSLKADASKVALVTLVRQLMRWKFTLIDCQVTTGHLIRFGAREIPRKFFTEMVKEALQRPTRRGKWILDE